Proteins encoded together in one Lathyrus oleraceus cultivar Zhongwan6 chromosome 5, CAAS_Psat_ZW6_1.0, whole genome shotgun sequence window:
- the LOC127080421 gene encoding uncharacterized protein LOC127080421, whose protein sequence is MTLKIREEVKKQFDAGFLSIFEYPQWVANIVPVSKKDGKKAIKGSVMSDYLAHLLVEGYQQLRFDFPDDNIMFIRDFTMPGSEISHGEGPEPGSRWTPVFDSAFNARGRGIGAVITSSTGFQLPFTARLCLDCTNNMAEYEACIDGLEAVIDLRIKILEVYGDSALVISQVKGDWETWDSKLIPYKEHIRKLIPYFDEVQGVVVVLEEN, encoded by the exons ATGACACTCAAGATTAGAGAAGAGGTTAAGAAGCAGTTCGACGCTGGATTTTTATCTATTTTTGAGTATCCACAGTGGGTTGCTAATATCGTTCCAGTTtcaaagaaggatggcaaa aaagcaataaaggggagtgttATGTCTGACTACCTTGCTCATTTACTTGTGGAAGGATATCAACAgttgaggtttgactttccagaCGATAACATTATGTTTATTAGAGACTTCACTATGCCAGGCTCTGAGATAAGCCATGGGGAAGGCCCCGAACCAGGATCGCGATGGACGCCCGTGTTCGACAGTGCTTTCAATGCTCGTGGTCGTGGCATAGGTGCAGTTATCACTTCTTCAACTGGTTTCCAACTTCCATTCACCGCTAGATTATGCCTTgactgcaccaacaatatggctgaatatgaggcaTGTATCGACGGTTTGGAGGCGGTCATCGACTTAAGGATCAAGATTCTTGAggtatatggagattcagctctggtaataAGTCAGGTAAAAGGTGATTGGGAAACTTGGGATAGCAAGTTGATACCTTATAAAGAGCATATCCGAAAACTAATACCCTACTTTGATGAAGTTCAAGGTGTGGTGGTTGTACTTGAGGAAAACTAG
- the LOC127084327 gene encoding probable metal-nicotianamine transporter YSL7: protein MTTQPHRRAVSGDVEGRDDMVTASEDPNGESEEVSVEKGFEGKPVPTWQKQVTVRAVFVSLVLSVLFTFIVMKLNLTTGIIPSLNVSAGLLGFFFVKTWTKLLAKAGMLNQPFTRQENTVIQTCVVASSGIAFSGGFGSYLFGMSPTIAKQIPESGGPLDIKVPGLGWMIAFLFVVSFLGLFSVVPLRKIMIVDFRLTYPSGTATAHLINSFHTTEGAKLAKKKVQALGKFFSFSFAWGFFQWFFTAGDACGFASFPTFGLEAYQKMFYFDFSATYVGVGMICPYIINISLLVGGVLSWAVMWPLIDGKKGDWYPADLKHSSLHGLQGYKVFIAIAMILGDGLYNFVKVLGRTLIGLYSQWNVKDKGVQSNDPNDHLSQIVSFDDRRRTEMFLKDQIPSWFALSGYVIIAIISVVTIPYIFPQLKWYYIVCIYIIAPALAFCNAYGCGLTDWSLASTYGKLAIFTVGAWAGSSNGGVIAGLAACGVMMNIVSTASDLMQDFKTGYMTLASPKSMFVSQVIGTTMGCVISPCVFWLFYNAFPSLGQQGSAYPAPYAQVYRNMAILGVDGFSALPKNCLSLCYGFFAAAIVINLARDLVGKKYAKFIPVPMAMAIPFYIGSYFAIDMCVGSLILFIWQKLDRAKADAFGSAVASGLICGDGIWALPSSFLALAGVHPPICMKFLSRGDNVKVDGFLSG from the exons ATGACCACCCAACCCCACCGACGCGCTGTCTCCGGTGACGTTGAAGGGCGCGACGACATGGTGACGGCGTCAGAAGATCCTAACGGTGAGTCTGAGGAGGTTTCAGTTGAGAAAGGGTTCGAGGGAAAACCAGTTCCGACGTGGCAGAAACAGGTTACGGTTAGGGCTGTGTTCGTGAGTTTGGTTTTGTCGGTGTTGTTTACGTTCATTGTGATGAAGCTTAATCTTACCACCGGTATTATTCCTTCTCTCAATGTCTCGGCTGGGTTGTTAGGGTTCTTTTTCGTGAAAACTTGGACGAAGTTGCTGGCGAAAGCTGGTATGCTTAATCAACCGTTTACCAGACAGGAGAATACTGTGATTCAGACTTGTGTTGTTGCTTCAAGTGGCATTGCTTTCAGTG GTGGATTTGGTAGCTACTTGTTTGGTATGAGTCCAACTATTGCAAAACAAATTCCAGAATCAGGAGGTCCCCTTGATATTAAAGTTCCTGGTTTAGGATGGATGATTGCATTTCTATTTGTTGTTAGCTTTCTCGGTCTCTTTTCGGTGGTTCCACTCCGAAAG ATTATGATTGTTGATTTTAGATTGACATATCCAAGTGGTACTGCAACAGCTCATCTTATCAATAGTTTTCATACGACAGAAGGAGCCAAACTAGCAAAGAAAAAAGTACAGGCACTCGGAAAATTCTTCTCATTTAGCTTTGCGTGGGGTTTCTTCCAATGGTTTTTCACTGCTGGTGATGCTTGTGGATTTGCAAGCTTCCCAACATTTGGTCTAGAAGCCTATCAAAAAAT gttttattttgatttttcTGCAACCTATGTGGGGGTTGGGATGATATGTCCATATATAATCAATATATCTCTTCTGGTTGGTGGAGTTCTTTCATGGGCTGTCATGTGGCCTCTCATTGATGGCAAAAAAGGAGATTGGTACCCTGCTGATCTTAAACATAGCAGCTTACATGGTCTTCAAGGTTACAAA GTTTTCATAGCCATAGCAATGATTCTTGGTGATGGTTTATACAACTTTGTGAAAGTTCTAGGCCGCACTCTTATCGGTTTGTATAGTCAATGGAATGTAAAAGACAAAGGAGTACAATCCAATGATCCAAATGATCATCTCTCTCAAATAGTTTCGTTCGATGACAGACGAAGAACAGAGATGTTTCTTAAAGATCAAATTCCATCATGGTTCGCACTCTCAGGCTATGTTATAATTGCAATCATCTCAGTCGTCACTATTCCCTACATTTTCCCACAACTAAAGTGGTATTACATAGTTTGCATTTACATCATTGCACCAGCACTGGCCTTTTGCAATGCCTATGGTTGTGGACTAACAGATTGGTCTCTTGCATCTACCTACGGAAAATTGGCCATCTTCACTGTCGGTGCTTGGGCAGGATCTTCTAACGGCGGCGTCATAGCAGGTTTAGCAGCCTGTGGTGTCATGATGAACATTGTTTCTACAGCTTCCGATCTTATGCAAGACTTCAAAACAGGTTACATGACATTGGCTTCCCCAAAATCCATGTTTGTGAGCCAAGTTATTGGAACGACCATGGGATGTGTTATATCACCATGTGTTTTCTGGCTTTTCTACAACGCTTTTCCTTCTCTTGGTCAACAAGGTTCAGCGTACCCTGCACCTTACGCTCAAGTTTATCGAAACATGGCAATATTAGGGGTTGACGGATTCTCAGCATTACCCAAAAATTGCCTCTCACTTTGCTATGGGTTTTTCGCTGCAGCGATAGTGATCAATCTTGCTCGCGACTTAGTTGGAAAGAAATACGCCAAGTTCATTCCTGTCCCTATGGCGATGGCTATACCATTTTACATTGGAAGCTATTTTGCTATTGATATGTGTGTTGGAAGCTTGATATTGTTCATTTGGCAGAAGCTTGATAGGGCTAAAGCTGATGCATTTGGATCAGCGGTTGCTTCAGGGTTGATTTGTGGAGATGGAATTTGGGCACTTCCTAGTTCTTTTCTTGCTCTTGCCGGAGTGCATCCACCTATTTGTATGAAATTCTTGTCTAGAGGAGACAATGTTAAAGTTGATGGATTCTTATCAGGCTGA